A genomic window from Microvirga sp. TS319 includes:
- the ccmA gene encoding heme ABC exporter ATP-binding protein CcmA, translating into MRLSVNDLACERGGRRIFDGVSFTLKSGEALVITGRNGAGKSTLLELLAGRLTPAGGTVLWEGAGERSLPESLHYVGHRDALKSALTARENLDFARDFLGHPALSAVEALEAVGLAHAARLPVGYLSAGQRHRVALARLLVAHRPLWLLDEPTSALDTASQDTLRRLLESHRATGGMIAATTHAPLFLSGPKEIRIERPSRLTGRDA; encoded by the coding sequence TTGCGTCTGAGCGTTAACGATTTGGCATGCGAGCGGGGCGGCCGCCGGATCTTCGACGGCGTGTCCTTCACGCTGAAATCCGGCGAGGCCCTGGTGATCACGGGCCGCAACGGGGCCGGGAAATCGACCCTGCTGGAACTCCTGGCCGGACGGCTGACGCCTGCGGGCGGAACGGTCCTGTGGGAGGGCGCCGGCGAGCGCAGCCTGCCCGAAAGCCTTCATTACGTCGGCCACCGGGACGCGCTCAAAAGCGCCCTGACCGCCCGGGAGAACCTGGATTTCGCCCGCGACTTCCTCGGGCATCCGGCTCTATCCGCCGTCGAGGCGCTGGAGGCGGTGGGGCTCGCCCATGCGGCCCGGCTGCCGGTGGGTTATCTCTCGGCGGGGCAGCGCCATCGGGTGGCGCTCGCGCGCCTGCTCGTGGCGCATCGTCCGCTCTGGCTTCTCGACGAGCCGACCTCCGCCCTCGACACCGCCTCGCAGGACACCCTCCGCCGGCTGCTGGAGAGCCACCGCGCGACCGGCGGCATGATCGCCGCCACGACGCATGCGCCCCTGTTCCTGTCGGGCCCGAAGGAGATCCGGATCGAGCGTCCGTCCCGCCTCACAGGGAGGGACGCGTGA
- the ccmB gene encoding heme exporter protein CcmB, with protein sequence MFRSFRALLVRDLKLAARVGGSGVMGLIFFLMIVTLIPFALGPDLNLLSRIGPAILWIAALLATLIGLDRLFQADQEDGSLELLRLSPAPLEVVVLAKVVAYWLTTGLPLAVAAPLFGLLVALSPEGMLAMVATLLVGTPALTFIGAVGAALTASLRRGGLILAILVLPFMIPTLIFGVSAANAALGGTIPFATPFLVLTALSLIAAVVGTVGAAAALRSGE encoded by the coding sequence ATGTTCCGGTCCTTCCGCGCCCTCCTGGTCCGTGACCTGAAGCTCGCCGCCCGCGTGGGCGGCTCGGGCGTCATGGGCCTCATCTTCTTCCTGATGATCGTGACGCTGATTCCCTTCGCGCTCGGCCCCGATCTGAACCTGTTGTCGCGAATCGGTCCGGCGATCCTCTGGATCGCGGCCCTGCTCGCGACCCTCATCGGCCTCGACCGGCTGTTCCAGGCGGACCAGGAGGACGGCTCCCTCGAGCTTCTCCGGCTCTCGCCCGCGCCTCTCGAGGTCGTCGTGCTCGCCAAGGTGGTCGCCTATTGGCTCACCACGGGCCTGCCGCTCGCCGTCGCGGCACCGCTCTTCGGTCTGCTCGTCGCGCTCTCGCCCGAGGGCATGCTCGCCATGGTGGCGACCCTTCTGGTCGGCACGCCTGCGCTCACTTTCATCGGCGCGGTGGGGGCGGCTCTCACCGCTTCGCTCCGGCGCGGCGGCCTGATCCTGGCGATCCTGGTTCTGCCCTTCATGATCCCGACCCTGATCTTCGGGGTCTCGGCCGCGAATGCGGCGCTGGGCGGCACGATTCCCTTCGCGACACCCTTCCTCGTCCTGACCGCGCTCTCCCTCATCGCGGCCGTCGTCGGCACGGTGGGCGCGGCGGCGGCGCTCAGGTCGGGGGAATAA
- a CDS encoding M23 family metallopeptidase translates to MRLPVLLIALGLSGAASAQGISLRLPVACEIGRTCIIQHYVDHDSSPAARDYRCGTVTYDGHDGTDIRLPTLAAQKAGVAVVASADGRVLRIRDGMEDVSVAGQGRDSVANAECGNGAVVDHGNGWQTQYCHMAKGSLSVKPGDAVRAGDPIGRIGLSGMTEFPHLHFTVRKDGHVVDPFTSGPAAEACGTKQTASLWEPSALRNLGYEPGGVLNEGFAPGPVTMESIESGAAEQSPPATTSPALVAYVRAIGLKGGDVQSLTLFDTDGKPLARNTAPPLDRDKAQWMMFAGVKQPAGGFRPGLYRAIYRVERDGKPAIEQAFGVSLGP, encoded by the coding sequence ATGCGTCTTCCTGTCCTCCTGATTGCCCTGGGCCTGTCCGGCGCCGCCTCCGCGCAGGGGATCTCGCTGCGTCTGCCCGTCGCCTGCGAGATCGGGCGCACCTGCATCATCCAGCATTACGTGGACCACGATTCGAGCCCGGCGGCCCGCGACTATCGGTGCGGGACCGTCACCTATGACGGGCATGACGGAACTGACATCCGCCTTCCGACCCTGGCGGCCCAGAAGGCGGGCGTCGCCGTAGTGGCCTCGGCCGACGGCAGGGTTCTGCGCATCCGGGACGGGATGGAGGACGTCTCCGTCGCGGGCCAGGGCCGCGACAGCGTGGCCAATGCCGAATGCGGCAACGGCGCGGTGGTCGACCACGGCAACGGCTGGCAGACGCAATACTGCCACATGGCCAAGGGCAGCCTGTCCGTGAAGCCGGGCGATGCGGTGCGGGCGGGCGATCCGATCGGACGGATCGGCCTGTCGGGCATGACGGAATTCCCGCATCTGCATTTCACCGTCCGCAAGGACGGGCACGTCGTCGATCCGTTCACGTCCGGCCCGGCGGCCGAGGCCTGCGGCACGAAACAGACGGCCTCGCTCTGGGAGCCGTCCGCGCTGCGCAATCTCGGCTACGAGCCGGGCGGCGTGCTGAACGAGGGCTTCGCCCCGGGCCCCGTCACGATGGAATCCATCGAATCGGGTGCGGCGGAGCAGAGCCCGCCGGCCACCACCTCCCCGGCCCTCGTGGCCTATGTGCGCGCCATCGGACTCAAAGGTGGCGACGTGCAGAGCCTCACCCTGTTCGACACCGACGGGAAGCCGCTTGCCCGGAACACGGCCCCACCTCTCGACCGCGACAAGGCACAATGGATGATGTTCGCCGGGGTCAAGCAGCCTGCGGGCGGCTTCCGGCCCGGCCTCTACCGTGCGATCTATCGCGTCGAGCGCGACGGCAAGCCCGCCATCGAGCAGGCCTTCGGGGTCAGCCTGGGACCGTGA
- a CDS encoding heme ABC transporter permease, with protein sequence MIRELANPSRFMSFSGSLLPWVTGLAVLSLALGLYMVWFVAPADYQQGETVKIMYIHVPAAWLSLFFYMIMASSAIGTLVWRHPLADMSQKAAAPIGAAFTLICLVTGSLWGKPMWGTYWQWDARLTSMLVMLLIYLGILALWRAIEEPNRAARAVSILTLVGAVNVPIVKFSVDWWNTLHQPASVFRLGGPTIHPSMLVPLLVMAVGFTFMGVALHLSGIRTEILRRRVRTLHLLEAERLDAQAA encoded by the coding sequence ATGATCCGTGAGCTTGCCAATCCGTCCCGCTTCATGAGCTTCAGCGGCAGCCTGCTGCCCTGGGTGACGGGCCTGGCCGTGCTGTCGCTCGCCCTCGGCCTCTACATGGTCTGGTTCGTGGCGCCCGCCGACTACCAGCAGGGCGAGACCGTGAAGATCATGTACATTCATGTGCCGGCGGCCTGGCTGTCCCTGTTCTTCTACATGATCATGGCGTCGTCCGCGATCGGCACCCTGGTCTGGCGCCATCCCCTGGCGGACATGTCGCAGAAGGCGGCGGCGCCCATCGGCGCGGCCTTCACGCTGATCTGCCTCGTCACCGGTTCGCTCTGGGGCAAGCCCATGTGGGGCACCTACTGGCAATGGGACGCGCGACTCACCTCGATGCTGGTGATGCTGCTCATCTATCTCGGCATTCTGGCTCTCTGGCGCGCCATCGAGGAGCCGAACCGCGCCGCCCGCGCCGTGTCGATTCTCACGCTCGTGGGCGCTGTCAACGTGCCGATCGTGAAATTCTCCGTCGATTGGTGGAACACGCTCCACCAGCCCGCATCCGTGTTCCGCCTCGGCGGGCCGACGATTCATCCTTCCATGCTCGTGCCCCTGCTCGTGATGGCGGTCGGCTTCACGTTCATGGGGGTGGCGCTCCATCTTTCGGGCATCCGCACGGAAATCCTGCGCCGCCGGGTGCGCACGCTCCATCTTCTCGAGGCAGAGCGCCTCGACGCACAGGCCGCCTGA
- the ccmD gene encoding heme exporter protein CcmD has translation MTHTFFIVLSYAVTALVVAGLVLRAVIDHRAQVRTLAEFEARGIGRRSRRG, from the coding sequence ATGACCCATACGTTCTTCATCGTCTTGTCTTATGCGGTCACGGCCCTGGTGGTCGCGGGCCTCGTTCTTCGCGCCGTGATCGATCATCGCGCGCAGGTCCGTACCCTGGCAGAGTTCGAAGCCCGCGGCATCGGCCGGAGGTCGCGCCGTGGCTGA
- a CDS encoding DsbE family thiol:disulfide interchange protein, whose product MAEATAPRSRLIFILPVLVFVVLAMLFFLQLTSGRNPSDLPSALINKPAPTFNLAPLEGLLAEGKPVPGFSNEDLKGRVTIVNVFASWCAPCRQEHPLLVDLAKDPSVRLVGINQKDNPDNARRFLGALGNPYTAVGVDPNGRASIDWGVYGVPETFIVGPDGMIRYKHIGPLTPGNLAAFKEKLRQIPRA is encoded by the coding sequence GTGGCTGAGGCAACCGCGCCGCGCTCGCGGCTGATCTTCATCCTGCCGGTTCTCGTCTTCGTCGTGCTGGCGATGCTGTTCTTCCTGCAGCTCACCTCGGGTCGCAATCCGTCGGACCTGCCCTCCGCGCTCATCAACAAGCCGGCGCCCACCTTCAATCTCGCGCCGCTGGAGGGCCTCCTGGCCGAGGGCAAGCCCGTGCCGGGCTTCTCCAACGAGGACCTGAAGGGCCGCGTCACCATCGTGAATGTCTTCGCCTCCTGGTGCGCCCCCTGCCGCCAGGAGCACCCGCTCCTCGTGGACCTGGCGAAGGATCCGTCCGTGCGGCTAGTGGGCATCAACCAGAAGGACAACCCCGACAATGCCCGCCGCTTCCTCGGCGCGCTCGGCAACCCGTACACCGCCGTCGGAGTCGATCCGAACGGCCGCGCCTCCATCGACTGGGGCGTCTACGGCGTGCCGGAAACCTTCATCGTGGGCCCCGACGGCATGATCCGCTACAAGCATATCGGGCCGCTGACGCCCGGGAATCTGGCGGCCTTCAAAGAGAAGCTCCGCCAAATCCCGCGCGCTTGA
- a CDS encoding YaiI/YqxD family protein: MTETSQAIAIYVDADACPVKSEVYKVAERHQVKVFVVSNSFLLVPQSPLVERVVVGAGFDAADDWIAERARRGAVVITADIPLAHRCVTAGADVIGPTGKPFTEASIGMALATRNLMEDLRAMGDVTGGPKPFSQKDRSAFLSALDVAINRLKRAGFGGASL; the protein is encoded by the coding sequence ATGACCGAGACCTCTCAAGCTATTGCGATCTATGTGGATGCCGATGCCTGCCCGGTGAAGAGCGAGGTCTACAAAGTCGCGGAACGCCACCAAGTCAAGGTCTTCGTGGTGTCGAACAGCTTCCTCCTCGTGCCGCAGAGCCCCCTGGTCGAACGCGTGGTGGTGGGCGCCGGTTTCGACGCGGCGGACGACTGGATCGCGGAACGGGCGCGCCGCGGCGCCGTCGTGATCACCGCCGACATCCCGTTGGCCCATCGCTGCGTGACGGCCGGTGCCGATGTGATCGGCCCGACCGGCAAGCCGTTCACGGAAGCCTCGATCGGCATGGCGCTCGCCACCCGCAACCTGATGGAAGATCTGCGCGCCATGGGGGACGTGACCGGCGGACCGAAGCCGTTCTCGCAAAAGGACAGGTCGGCCTTCCTCTCGGCGCTGGACGTGGCGATCAACCGCCTCAAGCGCGCGGGATTTGGCGGAGCTTCTCTTTGA
- a CDS encoding adenylate/guanylate cyclase domain-containing protein: MDQLSRFRSAWIALLSRRRSRELSGTTHRLIREADAGALQRAGLVRMVVAGLLLLTVIAVTGGIELTNPVAVRQIWIAELTLTLFGALGWCGAWLASKRIAVDRLPMITAVLDALLILGNLAYTHWGLGIPGNLFAAFPAAWVVPITIAAAAIHYQPRLQAFVALIYVVGLSLLAYGGGSLTPAQRQQDLSEISGLFSEQANMVRIAMVLSLAMILILVARQSRVLLERAVRETTLRLNLTRYLPRELAPVLTEESFASLRQGRRTRITVLFVDMRASTSFGETMDPAQLAVFITSFRRRVLRAASRHGGVIDKFTGDGALILFGVPGAQDGDAGRALACGRTMLELIQRWNAKRRFDPPVRVGIGIHSGEVFCGVVGDESRLEFTVVGETVNIASRIEQATKNAGCDMLASREAVQEAGEDGLWTEIAHEPLPGVTRTMVLMRPAQ, translated from the coding sequence GTGGATCAATTGTCGCGCTTCCGCTCCGCCTGGATCGCGCTCCTCAGCCGCCGCAGATCGCGGGAGCTGAGCGGGACGACCCATCGGCTGATCCGCGAGGCCGATGCCGGAGCCCTCCAGAGGGCCGGACTGGTGCGCATGGTGGTGGCGGGATTGCTGCTCCTGACCGTCATCGCCGTGACCGGCGGAATCGAGCTCACCAATCCCGTGGCCGTGAGGCAGATCTGGATCGCCGAGCTCACCCTGACCCTGTTCGGGGCGCTCGGATGGTGCGGGGCCTGGCTCGCGTCCAAGCGGATCGCCGTGGACAGGCTGCCCATGATCACGGCCGTGCTCGACGCCCTCTTAATCCTCGGCAATCTCGCCTACACCCATTGGGGCTTAGGTATTCCCGGCAACCTCTTCGCGGCCTTTCCGGCCGCCTGGGTGGTGCCCATCACCATTGCGGCGGCGGCCATCCATTATCAGCCGCGCCTTCAGGCCTTCGTGGCCCTGATCTATGTCGTCGGCCTGTCGCTCCTCGCCTATGGCGGCGGCTCCCTCACCCCTGCGCAGCGGCAGCAGGACCTGTCGGAAATCTCCGGATTGTTCTCCGAGCAGGCCAATATGGTGCGCATCGCCATGGTGCTTTCGCTCGCGATGATCCTGATCCTCGTGGCGCGGCAGAGCCGGGTGCTTCTGGAGCGGGCCGTGCGGGAGACGACGCTTCGCCTCAACCTCACGCGCTACCTGCCGCGCGAGCTGGCGCCCGTCCTCACGGAGGAATCCTTCGCGTCCCTGAGACAGGGGCGGCGCACCCGGATCACCGTGCTGTTCGTCGACATGCGCGCCTCGACCTCTTTCGGCGAGACCATGGATCCGGCGCAGCTCGCCGTGTTCATCACGTCGTTTCGCCGCCGCGTGCTGCGGGCGGCGAGCCGCCACGGCGGCGTGATCGACAAGTTCACCGGCGACGGCGCGCTGATCCTGTTCGGCGTGCCAGGCGCGCAGGACGGCGATGCGGGCCGGGCGCTCGCCTGCGGGCGCACGATGCTGGAGCTGATTCAACGCTGGAACGCGAAGCGGCGCTTCGATCCGCCCGTGCGCGTGGGAATCGGCATCCACTCGGGCGAAGTCTTCTGCGGCGTCGTGGGCGACGAAAGCCGCCTGGAATTCACCGTCGTGGGCGAAACCGTCAACATCGCATCCCGCATCGAGCAGGCCACCAAGAACGCCGGCTGCGACATGCTGGCCTCACGGGAGGCGGTGCAGGAGGCCGGTGAGGACGGCCTATGGACCGAAATCGCGCACGAGCCCTTGCCCGGCGTCACGCGCACCATGGTGCTGATGCGGCCGGCCCAATGA
- a CDS encoding septation protein A, whose amino-acid sequence MTDEKRLPPVLKLALEMGPLALFFIANAYADKFGVAESQRIFVATALFIAATVAALATSYALLRKLPIMPLVSGVVVVVFGGLTLFLHDETFIKLKPTIVNTMFGLILLGGLYFRKPLLEIVLDSMFELTEEGWRKLTLRWALFFFALAALNEIVWRTQTTDFWVSFKVFGIMPLTIAFALAQTPLLLRYEVKKAEEA is encoded by the coding sequence ATGACCGACGAAAAGCGCCTCCCGCCCGTTCTCAAGCTCGCCCTCGAAATGGGGCCGCTCGCCCTGTTCTTCATCGCGAACGCCTATGCGGACAAATTCGGCGTCGCGGAGAGCCAGCGCATCTTCGTGGCGACCGCTCTCTTCATCGCCGCGACCGTGGCGGCGCTGGCCACCTCCTATGCGCTCCTGCGCAAGCTTCCGATCATGCCGCTAGTGTCGGGCGTGGTCGTCGTGGTGTTCGGTGGGCTCACGCTCTTCCTGCACGACGAGACCTTCATCAAGCTCAAGCCCACCATCGTGAACACGATGTTCGGCCTGATCCTTCTGGGCGGTCTCTATTTCCGCAAGCCGCTGCTCGAGATCGTCCTCGACAGCATGTTCGAGCTGACGGAAGAGGGCTGGCGCAAGCTCACTCTCCGCTGGGCTCTCTTCTTCTTCGCGCTCGCCGCTCTCAACGAGATCGTCTGGCGTACGCAGACCACGGATTTCTGGGTGAGCTTCAAGGTCTTCGGCATCATGCCGCTGACCATCGCCTTCGCCCTCGCGCAGACGCCGCTGCTGCTGCGCTACGAGGTGAAGAAGGCGGAAGAGGCCTAG
- the ftsY gene encoding signal recognition particle-docking protein FtsY yields the protein MAETKPGFLSRLFGRKAEPQPEPTPQAPQTPEVPRIPHVGGEPETMPSPPATAADDLTAAPPGVTTASPDTPEENKTAPGLAGADLQPVETREPEGGSPQEPIPHILTEAGPELRLDIAAADLPSPEPAPAEVVPPPLPEAGPAPAEKRGWWQRLTEGMRRTSTSLSDSVTGLFTKRKLDDATLQDLEDALVQADLGVPTAMRITEAISAGRYNKEISPQEVKAILASEVEKTLQPVARPLEIDRAKKPFVILMIGVNGAGKTTTIGKLSQKFRRQGLKVMLAAGDTFRAAAIEQLKVWGERVGAPVLAREQGSDAAGLAFDALQEAQANGTDVLLIDTAGRLQNKAGLMAELEKIVRVIRKFDESAPHATLLVLDATVGQNAVSQVELFQKAAGVTGLVMTKLDGTARGGILVALAAKFGLPVHFIGVGEGVEDLEPFTAGDFAKAIAGIEATP from the coding sequence ATGGCCGAGACCAAGCCCGGATTCCTGTCCCGTCTCTTCGGGCGCAAGGCCGAACCGCAGCCGGAACCCACGCCGCAGGCACCCCAGACACCCGAGGTTCCCCGGATTCCCCATGTCGGCGGCGAGCCGGAGACCATGCCCTCCCCGCCGGCGACGGCGGCGGACGATCTGACGGCGGCTCCGCCGGGCGTCACCACGGCCTCGCCGGACACGCCTGAGGAGAACAAGACAGCTCCCGGGCTTGCCGGGGCCGATCTGCAGCCCGTCGAGACACGCGAGCCCGAAGGCGGCAGCCCGCAGGAGCCGATCCCGCACATCCTCACCGAAGCCGGTCCCGAGCTGCGCCTCGATATCGCGGCCGCGGATCTGCCCTCCCCCGAGCCTGCGCCCGCCGAGGTGGTTCCACCTCCTCTGCCCGAAGCCGGGCCTGCCCCGGCGGAGAAGCGGGGCTGGTGGCAGCGCCTCACGGAGGGCATGCGGCGCACGTCCACGTCCCTGTCGGACAGCGTCACGGGCCTCTTCACCAAGCGCAAGCTCGACGATGCGACCCTGCAGGATCTCGAGGACGCGCTCGTCCAGGCCGATCTCGGCGTGCCGACCGCCATGCGGATCACCGAGGCGATCTCGGCGGGCCGCTACAACAAGGAGATCTCGCCGCAAGAGGTGAAAGCCATTCTCGCGAGTGAAGTGGAGAAGACGCTGCAGCCCGTGGCGCGCCCTCTCGAGATCGATCGCGCCAAAAAGCCCTTCGTGATCCTCATGATCGGCGTGAACGGCGCCGGCAAGACCACCACCATCGGCAAGCTCTCGCAGAAGTTCCGGCGCCAGGGCCTCAAGGTGATGCTGGCGGCGGGCGACACCTTCCGGGCCGCCGCCATCGAGCAGCTCAAGGTCTGGGGCGAGCGGGTCGGCGCGCCGGTTCTCGCCCGCGAGCAGGGCTCCGACGCGGCGGGCCTGGCCTTCGATGCGCTCCAGGAAGCGCAGGCCAACGGCACGGACGTGCTGCTCATCGACACGGCGGGCCGCCTGCAGAACAAGGCCGGACTCATGGCCGAGCTGGAAAAGATCGTGCGGGTGATCCGCAAATTCGACGAGAGCGCGCCTCATGCCACCCTGCTCGTGCTCGACGCCACCGTGGGTCAGAACGCGGTGAGCCAGGTCGAGCTGTTCCAGAAGGCGGCGGGCGTGACCGGCCTCGTGATGACCAAGCTCGACGGGACCGCGCGCGGCGGCATTCTGGTGGCGCTTGCCGCCAAGTTCGGCCTGCCGGTTCACTTCATCGGCGTCGGAGAGGGCGTGGAGGACCTGGAGCCTTTCACCGCAGGGGATTTCGCAAAAGCCATCGCCGGGATAGAAGCAACACCATGA
- a CDS encoding RluA family pseudouridine synthase translates to MNAEEIVSRLLYRDALMLVIDKPAGLPVHPGPKGGETLFHHLDALRFGLPRRPEAAHRLDKDTSGCLILGRHPKAIARLNELFRKNEVDKVYWAVVEGGPEADEGEIDLPLAPKSPDRGWWMKVDPKGQPSLTKWRVLGRTEGLSLLELRPVTGRTHQLRVHCAAMNFPILGDPIYGTAPRFHGPGLHLHARSVTVPLYPRKPPIAVEAPVPEHMWERVRMCGVIADGEAHPGLHD, encoded by the coding sequence ATGAATGCGGAAGAGATAGTGAGCCGTTTGCTGTATCGCGATGCCCTGATGCTCGTGATCGACAAACCCGCCGGTTTGCCGGTGCATCCCGGCCCCAAGGGCGGGGAAACTTTGTTTCATCATCTCGATGCCCTGCGCTTCGGCCTGCCCCGCCGTCCGGAAGCGGCGCATCGCCTCGACAAGGACACCTCCGGCTGCCTGATCCTGGGGCGGCACCCGAAAGCCATCGCCCGTCTTAACGAGCTGTTTCGCAAGAACGAAGTCGACAAGGTCTATTGGGCCGTGGTCGAGGGCGGGCCCGAGGCGGATGAAGGAGAGATCGATCTACCCCTGGCGCCGAAATCACCCGATCGCGGCTGGTGGATGAAGGTGGATCCCAAGGGCCAGCCTTCGCTGACGAAATGGCGGGTGCTTGGCCGCACAGAAGGCCTCTCCCTGCTCGAACTGCGCCCCGTCACGGGCCGCACCCATCAGCTGCGCGTCCATTGCGCCGCCATGAACTTCCCGATCCTGGGCGACCCGATCTACGGCACGGCCCCGCGCTTTCACGGCCCGGGCCTGCATCTCCATGCCCGCAGCGTCACGGTGCCGCTCTATCCCAGGAAGCCGCCGATCGCCGTGGAGGCGCCGGTGCCGGAGCACATGTGGGAGCGGGTGAGAATGTGCGGTGTGATCGCGGACGGCGAAGCCCATCCGGGATTGCACGACTGA
- the mtaB gene encoding tRNA (N(6)-L-threonylcarbamoyladenosine(37)-C(2))-methylthiotransferase MtaB yields MGVEVVTFGCRLNTYESEAMQRHAQAAELGEVVIVNTCAVTSEATRQARQSIRRIAREKPDARIIVTGCAAQVEPETFASMPEVAQVLGNHEKMQAETWSAMRDFGVGASEKVLVDDIMAVKETAVHLIDGMRGRTRAFVQVQNGCDHRCTFCIIPYGRGNSRSVPMGAVVDQVRTLVEHGSREVVLTGVDITSYGKDLPGEPKLGTMVKSLLRHVPELERLRISSIDSVEADDDLLDAIANESRLMPHLHLSLQAGDDMILKRMKRRHLRHDAIAFCEQVKRLRPDMVFGADIIAGFPTETEEMFSRSLDIVEECGLTHLHVFPFSPRPGTPAARMPQVARDLVKDRARRLREKGEAALVKHLGEEVGAKRNVLVETGRLGRTEGFTLVRFAGDVTPGAIVPVTIAGHDGKELLAA; encoded by the coding sequence ATGGGTGTCGAGGTCGTCACCTTCGGCTGCCGGCTCAACACCTACGAGTCGGAGGCGATGCAGCGCCACGCCCAAGCGGCCGAGCTGGGCGAGGTCGTCATCGTCAACACCTGCGCGGTCACCTCCGAGGCGACGCGCCAGGCGCGCCAGTCGATCCGCCGGATCGCCCGCGAGAAGCCCGATGCGCGCATCATCGTGACGGGCTGCGCCGCCCAGGTCGAGCCGGAAACCTTCGCGTCCATGCCGGAGGTGGCCCAGGTTCTCGGCAACCACGAGAAGATGCAGGCCGAAACCTGGAGCGCCATGCGCGATTTCGGCGTGGGCGCATCCGAAAAGGTTCTCGTCGACGACATCATGGCCGTGAAGGAAACCGCCGTGCATCTCATCGACGGCATGCGCGGGCGCACCCGCGCCTTCGTGCAGGTGCAGAACGGCTGCGACCACCGCTGCACCTTCTGCATCATCCCCTACGGCCGCGGCAATTCCCGCTCCGTGCCCATGGGCGCGGTGGTGGATCAGGTGCGCACATTGGTGGAGCACGGCTCGCGCGAGGTGGTGCTCACGGGCGTCGACATCACGAGCTACGGCAAGGACCTGCCCGGCGAGCCGAAGCTCGGCACCATGGTCAAGAGCCTCCTGCGCCACGTGCCGGAACTGGAACGCCTGCGCATCTCTTCCATCGATTCGGTGGAGGCGGACGACGACCTGCTCGACGCCATCGCCAACGAGAGCCGCCTGATGCCCCATCTGCATCTCTCGCTCCAGGCGGGCGACGACATGATCCTCAAGCGCATGAAGCGCCGGCATCTCAGACACGACGCCATCGCGTTCTGCGAGCAGGTGAAGCGGCTTCGCCCCGACATGGTGTTCGGCGCGGACATCATCGCGGGCTTCCCGACCGAGACGGAAGAGATGTTCTCCCGCTCCCTCGATATCGTCGAGGAATGCGGCCTGACGCACCTCCACGTCTTCCCCTTCTCTCCGCGCCCCGGCACCCCCGCCGCGCGCATGCCGCAGGTCGCCCGCGACCTCGTGAAGGACCGCGCCCGCCGCCTGCGCGAGAAGGGCGAGGCCGCCTTGGTGAAGCATCTCGGTGAAGAAGTCGGCGCCAAACGCAACGTGCTGGTCGAGACCGGCCGGCTCGGCCGCACGGAAGGTTTTACGCTCGTGCGCTTTGCCGGCGACGTGACGCCGGGCGCAATCGTGCCGGTCACCATCGCGGGCCATGACGGCAAGGAATTGCTGGCGGCGTGA
- the dapF gene encoding diaminopimelate epimerase, whose product MSPLANHRFLKMNGLGNEITVLDLRGSAHVVGAAEARAIAVDPRSRFDQLMVLHDPVSPGTDAYLRIYNTDGSESGACGNGTRCVAWAMVTDPVMSRPADGGLVLETKAGLLPVTQVSETVFTVDMGPPRLDWNEIPLRDPYPDTRAVAVDTHLPEHPELRTASAVGMGNPHAVFWVGDAAAYDLAAIGPVLEHDPAFPERANISFAQVVGPDRVILRVWERGVGETRACGSASCATLVAGARKGLTGRRATISLPGGDLVIAWRESDGHVLMTGATELEHEGFLSPVVFAGAA is encoded by the coding sequence ATGAGCCCCCTCGCAAACCACCGCTTCCTGAAGATGAACGGTCTCGGCAACGAGATCACCGTGCTCGATCTGCGCGGCTCGGCCCATGTGGTCGGGGCGGCGGAAGCCCGCGCGATCGCGGTCGATCCCCGCTCTCGCTTCGACCAGCTCATGGTGCTCCACGATCCGGTTTCCCCCGGAACGGACGCTTATCTGCGCATCTACAACACGGACGGCTCGGAATCCGGCGCCTGCGGCAACGGCACCCGCTGCGTGGCCTGGGCGATGGTGACCGATCCGGTGATGAGCCGCCCGGCGGACGGGGGGCTGGTGCTCGAAACCAAGGCGGGCCTTCTGCCGGTCACACAGGTTTCCGAGACGGTCTTCACCGTCGACATGGGTCCGCCGCGCCTCGACTGGAACGAAATTCCCCTGCGCGATCCCTATCCCGACACCCGCGCCGTCGCGGTGGACACGCATCTGCCCGAACATCCCGAACTCAGGACCGCCTCCGCCGTCGGCATGGGCAATCCGCACGCTGTCTTCTGGGTCGGGGATGCCGCGGCCTATGATCTTGCCGCCATTGGCCCGGTGCTGGAGCACGATCCGGCTTTCCCCGAGCGCGCCAATATTTCCTTCGCTCAGGTGGTCGGCCCCGATCGCGTGATCCTGCGCGTCTGGGAACGCGGCGTGGGCGAAACCCGCGCCTGCGGCTCCGCCTCCTGCGCCACGCTGGTTGCGGGCGCCCGCAAGGGCCTGACCGGTCGCCGGGCCACGATCTCGCTTCCCGGCGGGGATCTCGTCATCGCATGGCGCGAGAGCGACGGCCATGTGCTCATGACCGGCGCGACGGAGCTGGAGCACGAGGGCTTCCTGTCCCCGGTCGTCTTCGCGGGGGCGGCGTGA